The Pantoea sp. At-9b genome includes a window with the following:
- a CDS encoding 4'-phosphopantetheinyl transferase superfamily protein, which translates to MASHFVRWTGNPPLSSETMRVPQDVINSAQRLPDKRRGRFLAARELLAQLMVRVYGINELPPLVTTSSGRPCFADSALPDFSIAYAGNMVGVLLAEEGGRAGLDMEIVRAHSRQTQDTLTQDLSSGEKAWINAQQDFMEAVTQIWTLRQSILKLTGEAQSGIDSLRLHPAAGRLRSSVFPDIQAVCDAEPTLVWSCALSPGTERLRLWEIDAHHQWMPLRDVEMSKPNIGPRTLRLTSLPSERITPQEMGHL; encoded by the coding sequence ATGGCTAGTCATTTTGTTCGTTGGACAGGTAATCCGCCCCTCTCCTCTGAGACAATGCGGGTTCCACAGGATGTGATTAATAGTGCACAGCGCCTGCCCGACAAGCGCCGGGGACGCTTTCTTGCCGCACGTGAGTTGCTGGCTCAGCTCATGGTGCGCGTCTACGGTATCAATGAATTACCGCCGCTGGTGACCACCAGCAGTGGCCGCCCTTGTTTTGCCGATTCCGCCCTGCCTGATTTCAGCATTGCTTACGCCGGAAATATGGTGGGTGTACTGCTGGCCGAAGAAGGTGGCCGGGCCGGGCTGGATATGGAGATTGTTCGCGCCCATAGCCGCCAGACTCAGGATACCTTAACGCAGGATCTCTCTTCCGGTGAGAAAGCCTGGATTAATGCGCAGCAGGATTTTATGGAGGCGGTGACGCAAATCTGGACCCTGCGCCAAAGTATCCTCAAACTCACCGGAGAAGCGCAAAGTGGTATCGATTCTTTGCGGCTACACCCGGCAGCAGGTCGTCTGCGCTCCAGCGTATTTCCTGATATACAGGCGGTGTGCGATGCCGAACCGACACTGGTCTGGTCCTGCGCGCTCTCTCCCGGCACCGAGCGGCTACGACTGTGGGAAATTGATGCTCACCATCAATGGATGCCGTTGCGCGACGTGGAGATGAGTAAACCGAATATTGGGCCACGCACATTACGGCTGACCAGTTTGCCCAGCGAACGTATCACGCCGCAGGAAATGGGACATCTCTGA
- a CDS encoding MFS transporter, whose product MSLSPHKKQSVTPAKAMLAAVSGYAMDGFDLLILGFMLPAISVSLALDPSQAGSLVTWTLIGAVVGGIVFGHLSDRFGRIRILTVTILMFSIFTGLCAVAQGYWDLLAYRTLAGMGLGGEFGIGMALIAEAWPQEKRNRASAWVGIGWQLGVLLAAFITPPLLSVIGWRGMFLVGLLPALVSFVIRRSMGEPEGFTHHVATTPQLSFAARIRLLFSDRATSKASLGIFILCSVQNFGYYGLMIWMPSYLSSSFGFSLTKSGLWTAVTVVGMTFGIWLFGVLADRFARWKIFLLYQFGAVVMVVIYAQLRDPTVMLFTGALMGMFVNGMIGGYGALISDTFPTQARATAQNVLFNLGRGVGGFGPLVIGLLATKISFAAAITLLALIYLLDIVATLFLLPKKQGNEDSLGAIG is encoded by the coding sequence ATGTCCCTCTCCCCACACAAGAAACAGAGCGTAACCCCGGCAAAAGCGATGCTGGCCGCCGTCAGTGGCTATGCGATGGATGGCTTCGATCTGCTGATCCTTGGTTTTATGTTACCGGCAATTAGCGTCTCACTGGCACTTGACCCCTCCCAGGCCGGTTCGCTGGTGACCTGGACGCTGATCGGTGCGGTGGTTGGTGGCATTGTTTTTGGTCACCTGAGTGACCGCTTTGGCCGTATCCGTATTCTCACCGTCACCATTCTGATGTTCTCGATTTTCACTGGCTTGTGCGCGGTGGCGCAGGGATATTGGGATCTGCTGGCGTATCGCACCCTTGCCGGGATGGGGCTGGGGGGCGAGTTTGGTATCGGCATGGCGCTGATAGCCGAAGCCTGGCCGCAGGAGAAGCGCAATCGCGCGTCGGCGTGGGTCGGTATTGGCTGGCAACTTGGGGTGCTGCTGGCGGCCTTTATCACCCCGCCGTTGCTGAGCGTGATTGGCTGGCGTGGGATGTTTCTGGTGGGGCTGCTGCCTGCGCTGGTGTCGTTTGTGATTCGTCGCAGCATGGGCGAGCCGGAAGGGTTTACCCACCATGTGGCGACCACGCCGCAGTTGTCGTTTGCGGCGCGTATTCGGCTGCTGTTTAGCGATCGCGCGACCAGCAAAGCCAGCCTCGGCATCTTCATTCTTTGTTCGGTGCAGAACTTTGGTTACTACGGCCTGATGATCTGGATGCCGAGTTATCTCTCCTCCAGCTTCGGTTTCAGCCTGACCAAATCTGGCCTGTGGACTGCCGTTACCGTGGTGGGCATGACGTTCGGCATCTGGCTGTTTGGTGTGCTGGCGGATCGCTTCGCACGCTGGAAAATCTTCCTGTTATATCAATTCGGTGCGGTCGTCATGGTGGTGATTTACGCTCAACTGCGCGATCCCACCGTGATGTTATTTACCGGTGCGCTGATGGGGATGTTTGTAAATGGCATGATTGGTGGCTATGGCGCGCTGATTTCCGACACCTTCCCAACCCAGGCACGCGCTACCGCGCAGAACGTATTGTTTAACCTCGGACGCGGCGTGGGTGGCTTTGGCCCGCTGGTCATTGGTTTACTGGCGACCAAAATTTCCTTTGCGGCGGCGATTACCCTGCTGGCGCTGATTTATTTGCTGGATATTGTCGCCACGCTGTTTTTACTGCCGAAGAAACAGGGTAATGAGGATTCACTCGGCGCGATTGGCTGA
- a CDS encoding NCS2 family permease, protein MNKQGLLQRVFKLQEHGTTVRTEVIAGFTTFLTMVYIVFVNPQILGAAGMNTQAVFVTTCLIAAFGSILMGLVANLPVALAPAMGLNAFFAFVVVGAMGYSWQIGMGAIFWGALGLLVLTLLRVRYWMIANIPLSLRVGITAGIGLFIAMMGLKNAGIIVSNADTLVAVGNLTSHSVLLGALGFFIIAILASRHIHAAVLVSIVVTTAIGLLLGDVKFTGIFATPPSVGSVVGQVDLKGALNIGMAGVIFSFMLVNLFDSSGTLIGVTDKAGLTDEKGTFPRMKQALFVDSVSSVAGSLIGTSSVTAYIESSSGVAIGGRTGLMAVITGILFLLVMFLSPLAAMVPSYAAAGALIYVGVLMTASLSRVHWDDLTEAVPAFVTAVMMPFSFSITEGIALGFIAYCVMKLGTGRWREISPCVVVVALLFVLKIVFVDAH, encoded by the coding sequence ATGAACAAGCAGGGTCTGTTGCAACGCGTCTTTAAGTTGCAGGAACACGGCACCACCGTGCGCACGGAAGTGATCGCCGGTTTCACCACCTTTCTGACGATGGTTTACATCGTTTTCGTTAACCCACAGATTCTGGGTGCTGCTGGCATGAACACCCAGGCGGTGTTTGTCACCACCTGTCTGATCGCGGCGTTCGGCAGCATTCTGATGGGACTGGTGGCGAATCTGCCGGTAGCGTTAGCACCCGCCATGGGACTGAATGCTTTCTTTGCTTTTGTGGTGGTCGGCGCGATGGGGTATTCGTGGCAGATCGGCATGGGGGCCATCTTTTGGGGGGCGCTGGGACTGTTAGTCCTCACGCTGCTGCGTGTGCGCTACTGGATGATTGCCAATATCCCGTTGAGTCTGCGGGTTGGCATCACAGCCGGTATCGGGCTGTTTATTGCGATGATGGGGCTGAAAAATGCCGGCATTATTGTGTCAAATGCCGACACCCTGGTTGCCGTCGGCAACCTGACCTCACACAGCGTCTTACTGGGTGCGCTCGGCTTCTTCATCATCGCGATCCTCGCTTCTCGTCATATTCATGCGGCCGTGCTGGTGTCGATTGTGGTGACGACCGCGATTGGCTTGCTGTTGGGCGATGTGAAGTTCACCGGCATTTTCGCGACACCGCCGTCGGTGGGTTCAGTGGTGGGGCAAGTTGATCTTAAAGGCGCGCTCAATATCGGCATGGCCGGGGTGATTTTCTCCTTTATGCTGGTCAACCTGTTTGACTCCTCCGGGACGCTGATCGGTGTGACGGATAAAGCGGGCCTGACCGATGAAAAAGGCACCTTCCCGCGCATGAAGCAGGCGCTGTTTGTGGACAGCGTCAGCTCGGTGGCGGGTTCATTGATTGGTACCTCTTCCGTCACCGCCTATATCGAAAGTTCTTCAGGCGTGGCGATTGGCGGACGCACCGGTCTGATGGCGGTGATCACCGGGATTCTGTTTCTGCTGGTGATGTTCCTGTCACCGCTGGCAGCGATGGTACCGTCCTACGCAGCGGCGGGCGCGTTAATCTACGTTGGCGTATTGATGACAGCGTCGCTGTCACGCGTGCATTGGGATGACCTGACTGAAGCGGTTCCGGCGTTTGTCACTGCGGTGATGATGCCTTTCAGTTTCTCCATCACGGAAGGTATCGCACTGGGCTTTATCGCGTATTGCGTGATGAAACTTGGCACGGGTCGTTGGCGGGAAATCAGCCCGTGCGTGGTGGTGGTGGCACTGCTGTTTGTGCTGAAAATTGTTTTTGTTGATGCCCACTAA
- the yieH gene encoding 6-phosphogluconate phosphatase has translation MSVECVFFDCDGTLVDSEVICTQSYVNTFARYGIELSLQEMFEKYKGVKLYDIIRDVSAEHQTELPMDEVETAYRAEVARLFDLELQPIAGAKALVEQVKVPMCVVSNGTVKKMQHSLGLTGMLPLFAAHLYSGYDINHWKPDPELMYHAAEQMQVPIEKCILVDDSEAGARAGIAAGIPVFYYCADAHNPELDHPLVTRFDDMAQLPDLWRARGWSLV, from the coding sequence ATGTCAGTTGAATGTGTTTTTTTTGATTGTGACGGCACGCTGGTCGACAGTGAGGTGATTTGTACACAATCCTACGTCAACACCTTTGCCCGCTACGGAATTGAGCTCTCTCTTCAGGAGATGTTTGAAAAATACAAAGGGGTAAAACTGTACGACATCATCCGCGATGTTTCCGCAGAACATCAGACTGAATTGCCGATGGATGAGGTGGAAACCGCCTATCGCGCAGAAGTGGCACGTCTGTTCGATTTAGAACTGCAACCGATCGCCGGAGCGAAAGCACTGGTGGAACAGGTCAAAGTACCGATGTGCGTCGTCTCGAATGGTACGGTGAAGAAGATGCAGCATTCTCTGGGGCTGACCGGCATGTTGCCCTTGTTTGCCGCGCATCTTTACAGCGGTTATGACATCAATCACTGGAAACCGGACCCGGAACTGATGTACCACGCTGCGGAACAAATGCAGGTGCCCATTGAGAAGTGCATCCTGGTGGATGACTCCGAGGCCGGTGCCCGCGCAGGTATTGCTGCCGGCATCCCGGTGTTTTATTACTGCGCCGATGCCCACAACCCAGAGCTGGATCACCCGCTGGTGACCCGATTTGATGACATGGCGCAGCTACCCGACCTGTGGCGCGCGCGCGGTTGGTCGTTGGTGTAA